A genomic stretch from Nocardia wallacei includes:
- a CDS encoding ATP-dependent DNA helicase — MPELPPVPTLLATAVEALGGAARKGQQTMAAAVAHSIDTTEHLAVQAGTGTGKSLAYLVPSLRHAVQTGRTVVVSTATIALQRQLVDRDLPRLAEALEQPLGRRARFAILKGRNNYLCLNKINSAVPDEPSDAELFDAFAVSRLGREVQRLNDWASDTETGDRDEVAPGVTDRAWRQVSVSSRECLGKSRCPFGTDCFAERARSESGQADVVVTNHALLAIDAISGIQVLPEHDVVVIDEAHELVDRVTGVATAELSTAAITAAAKRCAKLVDEQEVDRLEGAADAWHALLEELPPGRWDALPDGVSPVLALIRDAAWNLRTALAPPGVSAPQGDPESAAARNQAVAAVEEVHDTAVRALTAFEEPDPAVRRDVLWLSADEVRGVARRSLHMAPLSVGGLLRSRLFGTATVILTSATLQVGGSFDGLAVTWGLPPQSANRVDSALANGAEAPSDHAAVRWNSLDVGSPFDHAKSGILYVAKHLPAPGRDGMAPAALDEIERLIRAAGGRTLGLFSSMRAAKAATEVLRQRLDTPLLCQGDDATGALVRRFAEDAETSLFGTLSLWQGVDVPGPSLSLVILDRIPFPRPDDPLLVARQRAVESRGGNGFMAIAANHAALLLAQGTGRLLRSTDDRGVVAVLDPRLVTARYGAYLRASLPPYWETFDPEVVAKALQRLTATAPTPTGG; from the coding sequence GTGCCCGAACTCCCGCCCGTCCCGACCCTGCTGGCGACCGCTGTCGAGGCGCTCGGCGGCGCGGCGCGCAAGGGCCAGCAGACCATGGCGGCCGCGGTCGCGCACTCCATCGACACCACGGAGCACCTCGCGGTGCAGGCCGGCACCGGTACCGGCAAGTCGCTGGCCTATCTGGTGCCGAGCCTGCGGCACGCGGTGCAGACCGGCCGCACGGTGGTGGTCTCGACGGCCACCATCGCCCTGCAGCGCCAATTGGTGGACCGCGACCTGCCACGCCTGGCCGAGGCGCTGGAGCAGCCGCTCGGCCGCCGGGCACGGTTCGCTATCCTCAAGGGCCGCAACAACTATCTGTGCCTGAACAAGATCAACAGTGCCGTCCCGGACGAGCCGTCCGACGCCGAACTGTTCGACGCGTTCGCGGTCTCCCGCCTCGGCCGCGAGGTGCAGCGGCTCAACGACTGGGCCTCCGACACCGAGACCGGCGACCGCGACGAGGTGGCCCCGGGCGTCACGGATCGGGCATGGCGGCAGGTCAGCGTGTCCTCCCGGGAGTGTCTGGGCAAGTCGCGCTGCCCGTTCGGCACCGACTGCTTCGCCGAGCGCGCCCGCAGCGAATCCGGCCAGGCCGATGTGGTCGTCACCAATCACGCACTGCTGGCCATCGATGCCATCAGCGGCATCCAGGTGCTGCCCGAGCACGATGTGGTCGTCATCGACGAGGCGCACGAACTGGTCGACCGCGTCACCGGCGTGGCGACCGCCGAACTGTCCACCGCCGCCATCACCGCCGCCGCCAAGCGCTGCGCCAAGCTCGTCGACGAGCAGGAGGTCGACCGGCTCGAGGGCGCCGCCGACGCCTGGCACGCCTTGCTCGAGGAGCTGCCGCCCGGGCGCTGGGACGCGTTGCCCGACGGCGTCTCCCCCGTGCTGGCGCTGATCCGTGATGCCGCCTGGAATCTGCGCACCGCGCTGGCGCCGCCGGGTGTGTCGGCGCCGCAGGGCGATCCGGAGTCCGCCGCGGCCCGCAACCAGGCGGTCGCCGCGGTCGAGGAGGTGCACGACACGGCCGTGCGGGCGCTGACGGCGTTCGAGGAGCCCGACCCGGCCGTGCGCCGCGACGTGCTGTGGCTGTCCGCCGACGAGGTGCGCGGCGTCGCGCGGCGCAGCCTGCACATGGCCCCGCTCTCGGTCGGCGGACTGCTGCGCAGCCGCTTGTTCGGCACCGCCACCGTCATCCTGACCTCCGCGACGTTGCAGGTCGGCGGTTCGTTCGACGGGCTGGCCGTCACCTGGGGCCTGCCGCCGCAGTCGGCGAACCGGGTCGACTCGGCCCTGGCCAACGGCGCCGAGGCGCCTTCGGACCATGCCGCGGTGCGGTGGAATTCGCTGGATGTCGGTTCCCCGTTCGACCACGCCAAGTCCGGAATCCTCTACGTCGCCAAGCACCTTCCGGCTCCGGGCCGCGACGGCATGGCCCCCGCGGCCCTGGACGAGATCGAGCGGCTGATCCGCGCCGCGGGCGGCCGCACTTTGGGCCTGTTCTCCTCGATGCGCGCGGCCAAGGCCGCCACCGAGGTGCTGCGCCAACGACTGGACACGCCCCTGCTGTGCCAGGGCGACGATGCCACCGGGGCCCTGGTCCGCCGCTTCGCCGAGGATGCCGAGACCTCCCTGTTCGGCACGCTGTCGCTGTGGCAGGGCGTCGATGTGCCCGGCCCGTCGCTGAGTCTGGTGATCCTGGACCGCATCCCGTTCCCGCGACCGGACGATCCGCTGCTGGTGGCCCGGCAGCGCGCGGTGGAATCGCGCGGCGGCAACGGATTCATGGCGATCGCGGCCAATCACGCCGCGCTGCTGCTGGCCCAGGGCACCGGCCGACTGCTGCGCAGCACCGACGACCGCGGCGTGGTCGCGGTGCTGGACCCGCGCCTGGTGACCGCGCGTTACGGCGCCTACCTGCGCGCCTCGCTGCCACCGTATTGGGAGACCTTCGACCCGGAGGTGGTGGCCAAGGCCCTGCAACGCCTCACCGCGACCGCGCCGACACCCACCGGCGGCTAA
- a CDS encoding DoxX family protein translates to MTAHTTTAPDQRTGDIAAADIGLLILRIVFGGLLFVHGAQKLFGWFDGMGWDATTSGFDQMGYNPGKFFGTLAGLSEMVGGGLLVLGLLTPLAAAIALGTMINAINATWHSGLFGGAEGPGYEMGLLFAVAAAALAFTGPGRYSLDNGRPWQRQGVVWGTGAVVLAVVAGVVTLILKWVL, encoded by the coding sequence ATGACAGCCCACACCACCACCGCTCCCGACCAGCGCACCGGCGATATCGCCGCCGCCGATATCGGCCTGCTGATCCTGCGAATCGTCTTCGGCGGCCTGCTGTTCGTCCACGGGGCCCAGAAATTGTTCGGCTGGTTCGACGGAATGGGTTGGGACGCCACCACATCCGGGTTCGACCAGATGGGTTACAACCCCGGCAAGTTCTTCGGAACGCTCGCGGGCCTGAGTGAAATGGTGGGCGGCGGCCTGCTGGTGCTGGGCCTGCTCACGCCGCTCGCCGCCGCCATCGCGCTCGGCACCATGATCAACGCGATCAACGCGACCTGGCACAGCGGGCTGTTCGGCGGCGCCGAGGGACCGGGTTACGAGATGGGTCTGTTGTTCGCGGTGGCCGCGGCCGCGCTGGCGTTCACCGGGCCGGGGCGCTACTCGCTCGACAACGGCCGCCCGTGGCAGCGGCAGGGAGTCGTCTGGGGAACGGGCGCGGTGGTGCTCGCCGTCGTCGCGGGCGTCGTGACCCTGATTCTCAAATGGGTGCTCTGA
- a CDS encoding NCS2 family permease, with translation MSTDAQPRPESRLDSYFGVTRLGSTYKREIMAGTVTFLAMSYVLAVNPSVLGDRGQLGPLGIPTQAVFTATAVAAVFGTLVMGLWARYPVALAPGMGLNAFFAYSVVLGMGIPWEEALSGTFLSGVIFFVLAVTKVREKIIDAIPMQMKLAVGAGIGMFVAFLGLKNAGVVVASDATLVHLGDFTKGSTLLALFGLLLTVIFMVLGWHGAVLYGIVATTVVGIVSGLVELPDSVVAMPHGLDQTFGQALVHLPDAFTGQMAIVVLTMLFVDFFDASGTLIGIANQAGLLGPDGRLPRAAQALAADSVGTTAGAIIGTSTTTAYVESTAGVSAGGRTGLTAVSTAAWFLVAMFFFPLFAVVAGAPAVTAPALVVVGVLMARALGEIEWHKLEYAIPAFITVVMMPLTYSIANGIAMGLLFYPVVMVARGRGREVHWVMWVLMAVFLGYFFFLAE, from the coding sequence ATGAGTACCGACGCGCAGCCGCGACCAGAGAGTCGCCTCGACTCCTACTTCGGGGTCACCCGGCTCGGGTCGACCTACAAGCGCGAGATCATGGCGGGCACCGTCACCTTCCTCGCGATGTCGTATGTGCTCGCGGTGAATCCGTCGGTCCTCGGCGACCGGGGGCAACTGGGCCCGCTCGGTATTCCGACGCAAGCGGTCTTCACCGCCACGGCCGTCGCCGCCGTGTTCGGCACGCTGGTCATGGGGTTGTGGGCGCGCTATCCGGTGGCGCTCGCGCCGGGTATGGGCCTCAACGCCTTCTTCGCGTATTCGGTGGTGCTCGGCATGGGCATCCCGTGGGAGGAGGCGTTGTCGGGCACGTTCCTGTCCGGGGTGATCTTCTTCGTGCTGGCCGTGACGAAGGTGCGCGAGAAGATCATCGACGCCATCCCGATGCAGATGAAACTGGCCGTCGGCGCGGGCATCGGCATGTTCGTGGCCTTCCTCGGCCTGAAGAACGCCGGTGTCGTGGTCGCCAGCGACGCGACCCTGGTGCACCTCGGCGACTTCACCAAGGGTAGTACGCTGCTCGCGCTGTTCGGGCTGCTGCTGACGGTGATCTTCATGGTGCTCGGCTGGCACGGCGCGGTGCTGTACGGCATCGTCGCCACCACCGTCGTCGGCATCGTCAGCGGGCTGGTGGAGTTGCCGGACTCGGTGGTCGCCATGCCGCACGGGCTGGATCAGACCTTCGGGCAGGCTCTCGTCCACCTGCCCGACGCGTTCACCGGGCAGATGGCGATCGTCGTTCTCACCATGCTGTTCGTCGACTTCTTCGATGCCTCGGGCACGTTGATCGGCATCGCCAATCAGGCGGGGCTGCTCGGTCCGGACGGCCGGCTGCCGCGGGCGGCGCAGGCTCTGGCCGCCGATTCGGTGGGCACCACGGCGGGCGCGATCATCGGCACCTCCACCACCACCGCGTACGTCGAATCCACCGCGGGCGTGAGTGCGGGCGGGCGCACCGGGTTGACCGCGGTGTCGACGGCGGCGTGGTTCCTCGTCGCGATGTTCTTCTTCCCGTTGTTCGCCGTCGTCGCGGGCGCGCCCGCGGTGACCGCGCCGGCGCTCGTGGTGGTCGGGGTGCTGATGGCCCGCGCGCTCGGCGAAATCGAATGGCACAAGCTGGAATACGCGATTCCCGCGTTCATCACGGTGGTCATGATGCCGCTGACCTATTCGATCGCCAACGGCATCGCCATGGGCCTGCTGTTCTATCCGGTGGTGATGGTCGCGCGCGGGCGCGGGCGCGAAGTGCACTGGGTGATGTGGGTGCTTATGGCGGTATTTCTCGGGTACTTCTTCTTCCTCGCCGAATAA